The segment TCCTGCGCGCGATCCGCCTGCGCGGCCTGTCCGCGCGACTGATCGAGAACAGCACCGCGGCGCTGGAATACATTCCGCCGGATCTGCGCCACCTCAAGCTGTTTCGCGACTTCCAGCTCGAGCCGGGGTTCTACAGCTATCAGGATTCATCGGCCTTCTTCCTGCTGCCGCCGCCGCGGATCGACGCGCGCGATTATGACGTCATCGTCGTGGACACGCCGACGCGGGTCGCGGTCAAGCGCAGGCCGAACGCCAAGGTGATCTGCGTCGTGCACGATCTCTTGCCGCTCACCGACCTCAAGCTCAGCGACGTCGCCACGCGGCTGTTCCTGTCGCGGCTCCTGACCAGCCTGCGTCAGGCCGACGAGCTCGCCTTTGTTTCAAACTATAGCATGATGCGGTTCAGGGAACTGTTGCCGCAATTTGCGCACCTGCCGGCACGGGTCGTGTACCCCCGCGCCCGGTTCGACGCCCCGGATGTCCTGCACCTCCCAGCCCCGTCGGGGCGTCCGGGGCGGCCGAGCTTCGTGGTCATCGTGTCGAACGAGCCGCGCAAGAACGTCGCCGCCGTCATTCGCGCTTTTCGCAACGTCCCCCAGGCCGATCTCGTGGTGATCGGCTATGCCGGCAAAATCAGCCGGATGCGCAATCCGCCACCGAACGTCCGCTTTGTCGGTTATGTCGACGAGCACGAGAAGGCGGCGCTGATCGCGGACGCGCACGGCCTGATCATGCCGAGTTTCGCCGAGGGCTTTGGCATCCCGATCATCGAGGCGCTGGCGGCGAACACGCCGGTGCTTTGCTCGGATATCGCCGTGTTCCGCGAGGTCGCAGGCGAGCTCGCCGACTATTTCGATCCGTTCGCGATCGAGTCGATCGTGGCGTCCATCACCCGGGTGCTGGCGCGGCAGGAAGAGTGCCGCGGCAGGATCCGAGCGCGACGGCACGAGCTTGCCGAGCGGTTCGGCTACCAGACCCAGGCCCGCGACTTCCTCGGGCAGCATGTGCCAGCAGAATGCCTGGTCGCCGCGCAACAGGCATCATGACATGACCGCAGAGCCGGTCGCTTTGGCCGGTCCCACCGCTGCACAGGGCCGATGGGAGGCTTGGCGGAGTTCGGCCGCGCTGTTCCGGACCGCCGACGTGCTCGCCGCATTGATCGCGGCGTCGCTGCCCTGGTCGACCACGGCGCCGTCGATCTTCGTGGGGTTCTGGCTGCTCGCGGTGACGCCGACCATCGACTGGCGCGACTATGCGCGTCGCATTGCCGAGCCTGCGCTCGCCCTGCCCTTTGCCTTCCTGTTGCTCGCGCTCCTGGGCATGCTGTGGTCGGACGGCGCGTGGACGGACCGGCTGCATGCCATCAAGCCCGGCGCCAAGCTCGTGCTGATTCCCCCGCTGCTCTATCATTTCAGCCGTTCCGAGCGCGGCTTCCAGGTGTGCCTTGCCTTCCTCGCCTCCTGTGCGCTGCTCGCGGTGTACTCCTGGATCGTGCTGCTCGACCCTGACTGGAAGCTGACGGCGACCGCATCGGCCGGCGTTCCCGTCAAGAACTACATCGACCAGAGCCAGGAATTCACGCTGTGCGCCCTCGCGTTGGCGCTCCCGGCACTCTCCTTCTGGCGCGGCCGAAGCGTGATTGCGACGACCGCCTGCGTGGCGCTGATCCTGCTGTTCGTGACAAACATGGTGTTCGTCGCCTCAGCCCGCACTGCGCTGCTCTGCATCGCGGTGCTGCTAGGGCTGTTCGCCTGGCGGCACCTGAGCCGTCGCGCGGCCCTGCTGCTGCTGGCGGGCGCCATTGCCGCCAGCGCGTTGGCGTGGGCGACATCGCCCTATTTGCGCCAACGCATCACCGACGTCGCCGTCGAATACCAGCACGGTCGTGAGGACATCAGCCGCGCCTCGGCAGCCCAGCGCCTGACCTATTGGCGCAAGGCGCTGCACGCCTTTGCCGAGGCGCCGCTGGTCGGCCACGGCACCGGCTCGATCAAGCGCCAGTTCGAGCGTGCGGCGACCAACGAGAGCGGCCTCGATGCGGAGATCGTCGCCAATCCGCACAACCAGACCCTCCACGCCGCCGTCCAGTGGGGCCTGCTCGGCGTCGTCCTGCTCTACGCGATGTGGATCGCCCATCTCCGCTTGTTCACCGGCGACGGCCTTGCTGCATGGATCGGCCTCGTCGTCGTCGCGCAGAACATCGCGAGCTCGCTCCTGAACTCGCACCTGATTGATTTCCACGAAGGCTGGATCTATGTGCTGGGCGTCGGCGTTGCCGGCGGCATGGTCATGAAGGCGAAGGCCGGCCGCCTACGCTGTCTACTGGCTCCGCTCGTGGCCGACTTCGCCGGTGATGACGTCGCCGAACAGCTCCCAGGCCTGCCCGTTGAAGCGCATCAGCTGCATCTGCTCGATCGGAAAATAATCGTCCGGTGAGGTATTGACCATGATGCCGGGCAACATCAGCTCGGTGTGGAAATTCTTCAGGTTCGCCGCCTGCTTCATGACGTTGTCGCGGGTGAGATTGTCGCCGCACTGCTTCAACACCTGCACCATCGCCTCAGCCTGCACATAGCCGTAGACGTTATTGGAATTGGTCTTGTCGCCATCAGGATAATATTTGTCCATGAATTCGCGCCATTTGATCACCGCCGGGTCCTTGTCCCAGGTCGGATCGGTCGGGTCCTTCAGATAGATGGTCGAAATGATGTCTTTCGAATACTCGAGCCCGGCGGGCTTCAGCACTGAGGCGACCGAGGTCGCGGTGTTGGCTAAAAAGAACTTCGGCTTCCAGCCGAGCTCGCCGACCTTGCGGATTGCCTGCGCCGAACCTTTCGGCGCCGCCCAAGAGAAGAAGATGTCGGCGCCGGAGTCATGCAGCGCGACGATCTGCGAGTCGATCGAGGGATCGCTGACCTCATAGGATTTGTCGGCGATGATCATGTTGACCTTGTCGCCCAGCCCGTCCTTCAAACCCTTGAACTGGTCCTTGCCGGCATCGTCGTTCTGCCAGAACACCGCGATCTTGCCGTTCGGGAAATTGTCGCGGATGTATTTTGCGTAGATCCGCCCCTCGCTCTGGTAGTTCGGCTGGAAGCCCATGGTCCACGGAAAGTTCTTGGGGTCGCCGAATTTTGTGCCACCGGAAGCGACGAACAGCTGCGGCACCTTCTTGGCGTTCATGTATTTCATGATCGCGGAATTCGAGGGCGTGCCGAGCGCCTGGAAGATCAACAGCACCTCGTCGCTTTCGACCAGCTTGCGCGCCTGCTCGATCGCCTTTGGCGGCGAATAGGCGTCGTCATAGCTGATGAAATTGATCTTGCGCCCGTTGATGCCGCCCTGATCGTTGATCATCCGGAAGAAGGCGACCTCGGTCTTGCCGATCACACCATAGGACGACGCCGGCCCGCTATAGGGCATGATGTTGCCGATCTTGATTTCAGTGTCGCTGGCGCCGGGATCGTATTTTTTCTGCGCCAGGGTCGGCGTCGTGGCCAGCACGCCGGCAGCAAGCATGGCGAGGGCAGCAAGGTTGTTGCGACGACCCGGCATTGGTCTCTCCCCTATATAGTCTTGTTTTGAGAAGAGTGTCGCAAGCAGGCCCGCTGCTGGCAAGCGGCAGGATTTTCCGCAGCAC is part of the Bradyrhizobium commune genome and harbors:
- a CDS encoding ABC transporter substrate-binding protein codes for the protein MPGRRNNLAALAMLAAGVLATTPTLAQKKYDPGASDTEIKIGNIMPYSGPASSYGVIGKTEVAFFRMINDQGGINGRKINFISYDDAYSPPKAIEQARKLVESDEVLLIFQALGTPSNSAIMKYMNAKKVPQLFVASGGTKFGDPKNFPWTMGFQPNYQSEGRIYAKYIRDNFPNGKIAVFWQNDDAGKDQFKGLKDGLGDKVNMIIADKSYEVSDPSIDSQIVALHDSGADIFFSWAAPKGSAQAIRKVGELGWKPKFFLANTATSVASVLKPAGLEYSKDIISTIYLKDPTDPTWDKDPAVIKWREFMDKYYPDGDKTNSNNVYGYVQAEAMVQVLKQCGDNLTRDNVMKQAANLKNFHTELMLPGIMVNTSPDDYFPIEQMQLMRFNGQAWELFGDVITGEVGHERSQ
- a CDS encoding glycosyltransferase family 4 protein, with protein sequence MKQNILVVSEALGEPNHKRGIFHFTRELMRSLAAEGHELTLLVETSRRYRKLRGHERRTKLFPTESRNIELLALYRFLDEINMSEPVTRNGLRRTLDWLRHKAAMSVSWDYIACFLRAIRLRGLSARLIENSTAALEYIPPDLRHLKLFRDFQLEPGFYSYQDSSAFFLLPPPRIDARDYDVIVVDTPTRVAVKRRPNAKVICVVHDLLPLTDLKLSDVATRLFLSRLLTSLRQADELAFVSNYSMMRFRELLPQFAHLPARVVYPRARFDAPDVLHLPAPSGRPGRPSFVVIVSNEPRKNVAAVIRAFRNVPQADLVVIGYAGKISRMRNPPPNVRFVGYVDEHEKAALIADAHGLIMPSFAEGFGIPIIEALAANTPVLCSDIAVFREVAGELADYFDPFAIESIVASITRVLARQEECRGRIRARRHELAERFGYQTQARDFLGQHVPAECLVAAQQAS
- a CDS encoding O-antigen ligase family protein codes for the protein MTAEPVALAGPTAAQGRWEAWRSSAALFRTADVLAALIAASLPWSTTAPSIFVGFWLLAVTPTIDWRDYARRIAEPALALPFAFLLLALLGMLWSDGAWTDRLHAIKPGAKLVLIPPLLYHFSRSERGFQVCLAFLASCALLAVYSWIVLLDPDWKLTATASAGVPVKNYIDQSQEFTLCALALALPALSFWRGRSVIATTACVALILLFVTNMVFVASARTALLCIAVLLGLFAWRHLSRRAALLLLAGAIAASALAWATSPYLRQRITDVAVEYQHGREDISRASAAQRLTYWRKALHAFAEAPLVGHGTGSIKRQFERAATNESGLDAEIVANPHNQTLHAAVQWGLLGVVLLYAMWIAHLRLFTGDGLAAWIGLVVVAQNIASSLLNSHLIDFHEGWIYVLGVGVAGGMVMKAKAGRLRCLLAPLVADFAGDDVAEQLPGLPVEAHQLHLLDRKIIVR